The genomic interval GTGCCAGATCAAGAGTTCATGTTCTGAAAGCCGAGCTTTTTAGGTGTAACCTCAATGTTCTTATTAAGGACTTGTTTTGTAAGAATGGTCtaaaccaggggtgggcaattaatttacccatggggccgtataagaaattgaaactatgctagagggccgtgccacgacaaatttagctccacccacttctacgttgactccgcccattcccaatcatctttccatgtgcccccacacagtataatcctcctacagtcacccgtacattatatgcccccacattgtaatgttcccttccaactgtcccacagtattaggtccctctcctggttccccagtataaactggtggaaactagaggggacatgaaactggagcagctggagggggacattaaacagtgggggtagttggagggcggcaataaattgacagctggagcgggacatgaaactgggggcaactagagggggacattaaaatcaggaagcagacattaaaccgtaggggtatctggagggtgacattaaactgggggcaactagaggcagacaggtccccctccagcttcctccacggtttaatgtccccccagtctgtgccctcttcatctacccccagtttcatgtccccccccttcatttctccctcagtttcatatccccctttattttccccgtttcatgtccccccagtttcatgtcccccccctccatctgccatctctgccctagtataacattccccttccatctctgcccctaggttactgagacacacacacacacacacacacatatatagacagacagacatagacaggcacacatgtatagacaggcacacatgtatagacaggcacacatgtatagacaggcacacatacacactctctctctcccccctgcagctcaccttacatctatcagtactttatgacacgctccacatctccatcttcggccggcactaagacacgtccccatagacacgcctccctagtcaaagctgtgcgggccggactgaatcagtcagagggccggatatggcccgcgggctggactttgcccaggtctggtctaaacTGTGCAAACCCAGTTATTCCTTCTATGAAGACTTCTGGGGAGCATTCCTGGTGGATCTTATGTAGCAGACCTGAATAGACTTCTGTGGACGTGTGCATGTAACAACTTTCCTGTTTAGACTCTTTGGCAATTTTTGTCTTCCTGTTAAGTGAAAATTGTTTGTTGTGTCGTGCTCATTACATTGCATGTTGCTTTGTATCTGGTTATTTTTATGTTTAGATTGTCGCGCAAGCTATCCACATTTAAGCTTTCTGGGAGATGGTGTGTGCAGGGACTTATTAGATCATACATGCCCTGCAATGAATTCTGGCAAATGAATGTGCAGATAAGCCTTTCTTGGTGGAAACAATGGAACTTGctgtagcaccaccttttggaaggaagATCCCTATAGagcaatgcctggttttcttgaCACCTAgtagcataatctgggaatagcagccaagccagaataactgTTGCAAATGAAAGACCCCAGCTTTTTTAGGGTTAGCTGGTTAAGGACCTCTCCAGCCAGGCAGTACACTGCTTTGCCCTGATGAGGGtttgatgtattttttttatttatttaattacttttttttttgcacacaagttGTACCCACACCACTACAGCAAgcagagctcagaaatcccacaTGCATAAATCTACCCTAAAAGGGGTAGTAACATACACTATCTGCCTTCTTATATGCCAATTATTTTTGAAAGGTGCAGGTTCCAAATATGGGAACTGCATCTGTGTTGAAAATAGCCCCTGTTCTGAAGATGGGCGAGGCAGAGGTAGGGTATCCTGTGTCTATACCATGTCTGACATGGGTGTACTCAAGTTAAAACACCTAAATATgtcactcttagggtgcatgcacactacgtaacgccgggcgtgtatgagagccgtacacgccggcattacggcagactgccgaacacttcccattcacttcaatgggagcgcttgtaacagcggcgtttacgagcgctcccattgaagtgaatgggaagtgttcggcagccctgctgtaacgccggcgtgtacggctctcatacacgcccggcgttactcagtgtgcatgcacccttagtcaaGACATTCTTGCCTACACTTtaactttgtttttttgttttttcgtcTGTATTTGAGCCAATTCAACATTAATTTAACCATTGCTGTCTTTACTCCATGTTTAATGAACAGTCAGGATGCAACTGAAAAAAATGGGGTACCTTTACTGAAGAGCTAATGTAATATAGTGGTATTCTATATTATCTGCATCTCATCTCTTCTCTTTACTCATTGTCTGCTCTGTAGGGGAAGTGTTTGACTATCTGGTTGCACATGGAAGAATGAAGGAAAAGGAAGCCAGAGCCAAATTCCGGCAGGTGTGTGATGTTATAGATTTCCTCTATTTTGTTTTTCCCTTGCACTGCGTCTGGGTTTGGGTTAGACATGTAAATTTACAAGTTATTTCAGGTCTCACGGCTGATTGAGACACTTGCTATGTTATTAGGGGCATTGGTTTGacttatagcagtagcaagagtcCCTGAATGGtcaccaaacgctagtgtgactgCAGCCTAAGTGAGAGGTTTCAGTTTCATGGCTGTTGGCACTCTGCATTTGGCCTGTATAacatgtgctactcattactgcaataaaaaactgcatgcagttaaagggcactgtgtaaacccagcctaagggcAGACTCACACAGAttgttccctttttttttctctcttgcagagtgttacttttttttttttttttgctccaaagccaaaagtggatttaTCAGAAGATATGCGACTCCTGTATACACGGTctcccaataagtatttggacacccgtggtagaatagaaaaaacatttattcatattcaatagttggtagaacccagcagatgcttcattCCAggtggtattgatggacacaatactcccggatgcctgttgaaactcctggtgtatgtgagccattggtttggtgcggtttctctggtcagcacccgtcggtctctatctcctagtttcgggggtctgccaactctgggcacattccgacaatcaacgttcgccttccacttcataatcacataggccactgttgattttggataATTCAATTCGATTGCTATGTCccataaggatcgaccatttctgtggtaccccacatttACCCCTTTTTTGAAATcgggacaactctgcacttcgtagcATCTtccatgcgactaatgccaatgctgtttcctacaccatatttaacggtggaaggcgtgacaccgcagatatcttcattagtAGATggtgtatttcccattccctttttaggcactcttggcttttgctcaaaaactgTAAGAAAATTTGCAACAAGAAGCTACAAAAATACTACGGAGATTCATAGAGACTGGTGTGTTACTGGTGTTGATACCCTCTTCATCATCAGAGGGCACTCCTAATTCATGATGAGCCTGCACCTCGTGATGAATTAGGAGATTCCCATTGCTCCTATGCACAAATCTAGGGCAGCATCTTGACTGCTGTGGATTCTAAAGTCTCTTATGCCACAAAAGTGACTTAAATGAGAATTATGGTGAGAGTGGACGCTTTGGTAAGGCTGGCACACAAAAGGCCATTTGCTGCTAATTTAGTCACATGATATTAAATAGTTTCACTGACTTGTAAAAATTTGATATCCTCTCCCCCATTGTGTGACTCCAACCTAAGACCAGGACTTATATAAGTAGTTTACAATGAGGTTGGCCACATTTACAAAACAGTATGACTGTCCATTCAGCAGTTATTCAACCATCAGCACCTCTAATATGTTTAGCCACTTTAATATTTCTAGTGTTGGGGATCTTGCCATGGATATGCTCTATATGGTTTCCTGTGAGTTATGAAGAAACATCTGGAGGGCGGGTTACTGTTAATAACTTCACTTAGTCAAACTTTGCTGCCTATGATCATAGTTATGTTTGAGTGAGTTGTGTAATCTGCTCCACTAACATAGTTTATGATGAATTACATTGGAATATTCTGTGCAAAAATGAAAGTCCACCTTCACAGCACATTTATTTCCATTGCATCTAAGTTTGAACAAATGAAGCAATTTTGTTATTAGTCCTGAAAAAAGATCCTTCCATGTGTGTCTGTAGCTCTATGGGTGACCTGTAATGTGAACGTAGTTATCCATATGATGGCTGTTAGATACAATCTCTGTAAACAACTGAGGTATATCATAGCTAAAGAATCAGCAGAGAATGTTAATGTGTGAACATCATTTATAAATGGACGTCCACTTGATGATGCAAATCATGAGCTCATTTTACTGTTCTAGATTGTATCTGCGGTGCAGTACTGTCATCAGAAACACATTGTTCACAGAGACCTGAAGGTAAGTGGCATTTTTAAAAGTACTTTTTGTCTTCAGTCTCAGAACCTCTGCTGCTAACTTTGCAGGAACTTTAAGATAAAGCAgtgagattgaaaaaaaaaaaaaaaaaaaacagtcttggactggattcacatctgtgttgtagtcttgtagtgttgtgttgtaggagactctgccacagattctGTAAACAGGACTTTACTCTCCGCCAGTTTCAATATAAAACTGGCGGAAACTCCGTGTACCcaattataggctatggggtgcACAGGTTTCCGCATTTAATCAATTCTTAAGCGGACAGGGTCTGTCTTTCGGGTCCCTATGTGGCCATGCACCATGAACAAaataaattaccgtatttttcagactataagacgcaccggaccataagaaggttttagaggaggaaaatagggcaaaaaaaaattttaaggaaaaaaaattggtgaaatatttaataacctaatgtaatatttcaccaatgtaaatagaaccgggggctttcggacacagagataccaaatgtgtatgtttcacagtaatgtttttgttttatatgtattctagggatatgggggtgatttgaacattatctatatctatctatctatctatctatctatctatctatctatctatctatctatctatctattctcatccatggatggaaagagacaccctgcagtgaagctatgcaagaagagaaaaaggggcgggccagacgggtgaaggaggtgtggttttctaagcaaacttgaaaacacgcctctttcacccatctggctcgtccctccttcactgcctctcagatcttgctcctgcaatgaagccacacaggcagggaagtaggggcgggccagacgggtgaaggaggcgtggtttcgagcttgccgagaaaaccacgcctcctcctcccgtttgacccgcccctccttccctgtctgtgtggcttcattgcaagagccagatctgagaggcagtgaaggaggggcgggccagacgggagaaggaggcgtggttttctcggcaagctcgaaaccacgcctccttcacccgtctggcccgcccctacttccctgcctctcatatctcgctcctgcaaacacgcgacacagtcagggaaggaggggcggagcaggcaggcaccgtgctgctctccttttgattctcatagacaggacacagacgctgcacacgctgcattcggactataagacgcacacacattttcctcccatattgggaggaaaaaaagtgcgtcttatagtccgaaaaatacggtaaattttttttatttttttttttgcttgcagcAGCCTTTACATTTTTAAACTTTAATTCTAGTCTATGAATCATTCAGTGAAAATcgtaaatacaaataaaaattatTCTTAAATTGCTATTCTGCCATCCAAAAATACAATAAGCAGTTATATACTTCAGAATGGTACCATTAAAATGAGtcattctggggaaaaaaaaaaaaaaaaagcctccacatAGCTTAGTGGCAAAATGTTTAGTCTTTTTTGCAACTTGTTTCCATTCACTTGACTGGGACAAAGCTGCAagaaactgtaagggctagttaacACGGGGGCTCCGCGTGTGCACATTCCTTTGCggctttccactccagattaggctctAATTAATGGGCCTAGGCCGGAGGGTGCTGTGGCGAGGAGAATACTGCGActaaatcagccacagaatccgcctgaagaaagggcagcttgcttcttttttccgctagtgggaacaaaccgctcgcggaaaaaagaacgctagccatctacatagacctctattgtgagggggcggattttgaggagcattccatgtcaaaatccgccccttcttgctccgtgtgaactagccctaaagcccATCTACTCAAACTGTAATGGCTATCTGCCAGTCCAGTGAAAATGATCCAAGTAGTAGCATCTGTGCTTCAGCTACCAGTCTACTGAAACAATGGACAAGTAGATGGGAGATGAATTGTAGAATGGTGGAGCTCTGACTTGTGGGACTCCAGCAGATCTACAAATGATTACCTGTTTAGCGACTAGGAGAGGTCTTGAGTTTGGAATACCCCATTAAATGCACAAAGTGCCCAATGTATTTAGTAGGCTGTTAAGCATGTTTGTGTGACCTGACTGTACAGTTGCTGAGTAGTTTTGTTTTCTAATCTTACAGGCAGAAAACCTGTTACTGGATGCAGACATGAACATTAAAATAGCGGATTTTGGCTTTAGTAATGAGTTTACGGTTGGCAACAAATTGGACACTTTTTGTGGGAGTCCCCCGTACGCCGCTCCAGAACTCTTTCAGGGCAAAAAGTACGACGGGCCCGAGGTAGATGTCTGGAGCTTAGGAGTTATTCTGTACACTCTTGTCAGTGGTTCCTTGCCCTTCGATGGACAAAACTTAAAGGTATGTATACTGGTATTATAAGCTATATACTAAGGAGTAGCATCTAACAAGCAGTGACAGGAATATTGGCTGTACCTGAAGCTCAGGCTTTGTGGTGCCTTATATGTTCTGGTAGGGGATTGTGTTTATAATTTACTGTTTTGTATCTGTTACTCCATTTTAAAAGTGCGTTGAGACTGTAGGGTtgcttaaagagggcctttcatgtcctcatacacatgtggttttatataccggtaGAAAGACGaaagtgggctgaattcagtgcgctgttgTGTcctagggctggagatatcagaacAGTTactgatgtctgcccactgtcagaagggtgttcctgtcaGTCTAgttaggctgtgaggaacgcccctcccaacagtactcatccatagccctgtactgtcggAGGGGATGTTCCTTACTACCCAGCAGTGATCTTCACCccttcacagcttagcatcatggctgggtggtaaggaacaccccccatttttttttttttttttttacttattaaaatgtattttaatgcatttattagaccccctaggggtcttgaacctcagTGGGTCTGACCACTAATGCaatgcactgcaaaaaaaaaaaaaaaaaattttttttttttttttgtgtgtgtcaaTTTTCAGTATTAGTTCAGTGATCTGGCCTCAGGAGGATGGAGTAGGATATGTTCTCTGCAGGATCCCTTGTCCTGCCACCAAAGTATATGACTTCAGTGATTTAACTAACAATCCTATCTGGTGGTGGGGGAAGGAAGCCTGCAGGGAATACTGTATATCAGACCACGCCATGTGTCATGTCACTGAACTTTACATACATTTATGTGAGTTTGGGGTTAAGTTTATTTACCATGTTCCAGTGTTGTGTAAAGCGCACTAGCAGTCTTTTCTATGTCTTGCTAGTACTAGGTTAATATTGAAACCCTGTTGTGTTTACTTAAAGGAAGCAGTATTATACTTCCTGATAAACCAGGCCAGTAGTGTTTTAGTGTGGAAGAGAACACAATGAGATACTGAAATAAGTGACATTTCATGCATACATGTGAGATAAGTAGATGGACAACTCAGCTTTACAGTAGTTGTTCTATAGGGTTTTAGGAACTGTTTGACAATTGCAATTGCAACACAGCATACCCTGAAAACTGCATGGTGTTCAGTTGCATTGTGTAAATGGGATTTTCCACATCCCTGTCATCTCAAAGGCGCATCATATCCGTGTTATTTGAAGAAAAAGATTATTTTATTCCGGTAGCAAAGCTACTTTTATCCGCATTGCAGTTAGCACTATTGAAGTACACACTAATTGGTTTTTCATGGAAGGatttgtttttaatttatttttttcttttctcctagGAATTAAGGGAAAGGGTGCTGAGGGGAAAATATAGAATTCCTTTCTATATGTCAACAGACTGTGAAAACCTTCTCAAACGTTTCCTGGTGCTAAACCCAACCAAAAGAGGCACTCTAGAGGTAACTCTCCCAAACTATGCAGATACCCCAGCATCAATTTTGTTgtcagttgtgttttttttggactCAAACACTCAGCTGTAGTTTTTGTGGCTATTTCCAGGCTGTAGTGAAGAGCTGAAAAATGTGGATTAGGTTTTATACCTGCCTGTATTTGCGAGACTGCCCACTagacatagattgtaaactcgggccccgttcacacgggggttgGATGGTGTATTTTCGTCCTGATTCTGACTCGGGAAGCTTccaacagtcgtggcttcccgctctggagtaggctcaaatgaatggacctagtccagatggtgctgccgcgaggtggaagccgcggaatccgcctgaagaaagggcagctcgcttcttttttccgtgagtgaaagtaagctagtggtctacatagaccaccattgtgaggggcggattatgatgtggattccgcgccaaaatccgccccctcttgccccgtataGCATAAACTGACTGAAGTGTCTTACCCAATACAATGCTTTATCTTGCTGCATTCATCAGATACTTCTGAATGTTTTCTTACTGGTTTTCAGACGTTTGATATCTAGCTCTAGCGGTCAGCCTGCTGATTATGTCTCTGTTCCTTGCCATCTATATTCTCTTTCTCCCTGCAAAGTGAGCCCTGATATGAACAAGAACACGGCTTGATCAGTATCTGTGTTATCTCTGTGTTCATCATGGAGCACAGTgctggtgtgtgaggggagaggagacaggaaagCAGGAGAAACCCTgtaatgggaataaccctttaactatCATATAGTCCCATTAACTACCATACCAAAGCTTTATACAGCCTTTCAGAATGTTACATGTTgctcatagaaatcaatggacatTCCATGTAGTGTATACAGGTCCTGAGCATTGTTTATGGTGATTCTCCCCTATGGCTAACACATGGGAATCCTGAATAGGGGATCCTCCTTCCTTCACTTAGAATTCTCTAATGGAGTACTAACAGATGTCTCTGCACATTTCTCTACCATAGTAAAGAACAAAAGTACATTATGTTTTTGTTGACTAAAATGATTTATTACTACAGACATTCAGTTGCAATGATGCAAACATAGTGATTTTATCAGTTATAGTAATAAACAGCGGTGGAATGCTGGAACTGAATTTCATTTTTCATGCATgaggtcatttaaaaaaaaatatatatatatatatataaatctcaaAACATGAACCCATAGGTACTACAAATTTCTTAAGAATAAATAAATCTACAGTTAGTCCCATGAAGTCCCTAAATACCTTTGTTATAAAAATAAGTGTTTACGCTGATAGAACATTGCTGTAGTTTTTCTGCTGACCCAAAAATTCCTGTAGTATTTAATGCCAAAATTGTCCTTCATAGGGATGTTTCATAGGGATGTTTGCTACATACTTGTATGGTGTTGTTTTGTTGGCTTACCCACTGTACGGTTATAGGCAGATGTGAATATACAAAATTTGGCTCAGCAGATCTAAAGAGTATATTTGGTAAATAAGAACAGCAGGTATATCCTTGTTAAGCCGGTCACTGCTTCCCTGGATACCATCAAGTGCCGAGGACCCTACTCAGCAGGGTTGTTCTTGGAATAAGCCGCTGCATCCAGAAAATGTGGTTAATGAGCAGCGCACATTAACAATACCCCATTTGATGTCTACGTTATTTCTCTCCTTGTTAATATCTGGGTACAGGCATAATGAAGCAGAGATTGTGTAGCATTGAGAAATTGTTATAGGGTACTTTACCATTATCTTCatatttattttctctttttccCGTTAAGCAAATAATGAAGGACAGATGGATCAATGCAGGACATGAAGAGGATGAGCTAAAACCATTTGTTGAGCCAGAGCTTGATATAGCAGACCAGAAACGAATAGGTAATCTTTTATGTACATAAGGGCATCATCTTCCACTCCCGCCAACTTAGGGGTTGTGATATTAAGGCTACTTAGCCCCTTTCCACAGAATTAGGGAAAAAGTGTCAGATGAATGGGGCTGCAATCTTCCAGAGATAGCAGGAAGGATTCAGAGGGACTTTCTCTTCCCCCTTCTTCTGATTATTAGGGATCTCTGAGGTTGAGCACTGGACAATCTTATACCCTTCTTACAGAATTGGGAATAAGTGTAAGTGTCTCTAGTGCCACCACTTCCCACTTTTAATTAATATGTATTTCCTGCTTGTAGGTtacagaggagaggaaggagTTTTCTAGTTTTGTGCCTGTTCTCTTGGTATtccaaataaaagttaattttcgtGACACTTCCTAGCATTCCACTATCAGATGAAAAGCATATCTCCTCTTTGCTAGTCAGCAAACCTTGGTAACCAGGACTTGTCACCAGGTTTATAGCTCCTCATGGGCTTCAGAACCCCAAACCTAGTGACCCCAATCCTGTCTTCTGCTCTCACTGGTTTTCAGAAGTTTGATCCTGTCAGAGAAGAGTGTTGACTCAACTTGAGCAGCTCTTTGCACAtgtgcagttaaagaggacctttcaccacttttgggcacatgcagtgttatatactgccagaaagccgacagtgcgctgagttcagcgcactgtcggctttcccgatctgtgcccggtgtacagagcttacggtgccggtaccgtagtgctctatggtcagaagggcgtttctgaccattagccagagacgtccttctgcctcgcggcgccaatcgcgctgtgctgtggagcgaggacgaactcccccctccctctcctgataattctcgtctatggacgagcgctgtgagcagagggagggggcgttcctccccgctccacagcacagcgcgataggcgccgcgaggcagaaggacgtctctggctaatggtcagctctttacaccgggcacagatcgggaaagccgacagtgcgctgaactcagcgcactgtcagctttctggcagtatataacactgcatgtgcccaaaagtggtgaaaggtcctctttaaggcaaagAGTATATCTGGCTTAGTTGCAGTGGTGCAATGAAGTGAGGAATACACTCTCTGGGCTCCTGTGACTTCCCATAGACTTTTAGCGTGAGATCCTGCCATACCATTGCAAGGTGGATTCATCAGAGGTTTCGGTTTAGGTGGGGGAGGAGGGCAGAAAGAGCCACATAAGTGGTGAAAGACActtagtttttatttttgcctcTGATGACCTATATTACGATTTTGGTTTTTACTTGCTTATAAAGTAAAGCTTGACCAAAGGTTTGTGATCATTTGAGTTACCAGTTCACTAGTAGGCTGGGGGTTCTAGCACATAAAATATATTGATAAACTGACACCCTCAGTGCAGAGTCTAGGATAATTTTTATCGGCCTGATTCTGCAAGCTGTTAGGTTGTACTTTTACCGCTCAGTCATTGAAATATTCCCCTTAAGATTCCTACTAAGATCTTAGGAAGGgttaattatctttttttttgtgattttcagATATAATGGTTGGAATGGGTTATTCAAGAGAAGAGATTCAGGAATCTCTCAGCAAGATGAAATATGATGAAATCACTGCTACGTATTTGTTACTTGGAAGGAAATCCTCTGAGGTATTAAGCTATTGCTGTTGTAGACTTCAGCTTTAAGCAGATGTAGAGTATTTTCATTGTAAGAATGGTGCTGAAGTAATTTCTTCATATGTGGACGTGTATTTTATCGACAGTTGGATGCTAGTGACTCCAGCTCTAGCAGCAATTTGTCACTTGCTAAAGTCAGACCAAGCAGTGATCTGAACAATAGCACTGGACAGTCCCCTCTCCATAAGGTGCAGCGAAGCATCTCTTCCAGTCAGAAACAGAGACGGTACAGTGATCACGGTGAGTAGGCTCCACACCATTTACTCACTgcctttcagaaaatatatacaCGTACTTATAGTCATatacctttcatttctatgggaaattgTTGGCTAGTTCCAATATTAGAAATGTCAGATCTTCCTTCACTCCTATGAATAGATTCAGTCATAGGAATTTGCAGTGACTTGAGTGGGCCATAAAGCTGTTAATGCATTAGGGGTAGCTTGGCCTGACTCAGGTTTCCACTGGCTTGTGCTATCCTTTTGTAAATAGTGGGACGTTGAGGCAAGTGTGTGCTGAGACAACGGGTATATCCATGTTTTGCCTAATTTCCTGGTTTAGGCGTAAGGAATCAAATTGTTTCATAACTTAATCTTTTTCTTCTGGTTGTAGCTGGCCCTGCCATCCCTGCTGTTACAGTTTACCCAAAACGAAGCCAGACAAGCACCACAGATAATGATCTGAAGGAAGAGGTGCAGTCCCGGAAATCAAGTAGTAGTGCGGTTAGTGGGCGAGGAGTCACTCCTCCTAGCCCAATGCTTGGCAATGCAAACAACCCCAATAAAGCCGATATCCCTGAAAGGAAGAAGAGTTCAGTTGTTACCAGTGTAAGTGTCTTGTGAAATATTCCTCTGCTTGTAGTGATGGTGACGTTTATGTAACTTCAAGATTTTGA from Leptodactylus fuscus isolate aLepFus1 chromosome 7, aLepFus1.hap2, whole genome shotgun sequence carries:
- the MARK3 gene encoding MAP/microtubule affinity-regulating kinase 3 isoform X5, with translation MSTRTPLPTVNERDTENHTSHGDARQDVPARSSRSGARNRNSIASCADEQPHIGNYRLLKTIGKGNFAKVKLARHILTGREVAIKIIDKTQLNPTSLQKLFREVRIMKILNHPNIVKLFEVIETEKTLYLIMEYASGGEVFDYLVAHGRMKEKEARAKFRQIVSAVQYCHQKHIVHRDLKAENLLLDADMNIKIADFGFSNEFTVGNKLDTFCGSPPYAAPELFQGKKYDGPEVDVWSLGVILYTLVSGSLPFDGQNLKELRERVLRGKYRIPFYMSTDCENLLKRFLVLNPTKRGTLEQIMKDRWINAGHEEDELKPFVEPELDIADQKRIDIMVGMGYSREEIQESLSKMKYDEITATYLLLGRKSSELDASDSSSSSNLSLAKVRPSSDLNNSTGQSPLHKVQRSISSSQKQRRYSDHAGPAIPAVTVYPKRSQTSTTDNDLKEEVQSRKSSSSAVSGRGVTPPSPMLGNANNPNKADIPERKKSSVVTSNNSTSSGMTRRNTYVCSERASTDRHSVIQNGKENSTIPEQRTSVASTHSITSTTTPDRMRFPRGTASRSTFHGQLRERRTATYNGPPASPSLSHEATPLSQTRSRGSTNLFSKLTSKLTRRDESAAR